The window GTTTTATCAAAATGTGGATGGATTAAAGTGATTCATAACATCAAAGATGCACCTCACATGACTCCTAGAATAttcttattaattacataatagAATATTCTTATTaatcaataatattaaaaaaatgttaTGAAAAGATAAAATTCTCTTGCAAAAGAAGTTTATTTGACATACAAGGAGCATATATACTCAGTGGAGGGcataacaaaaaaataattaaatagcaaaaagcCACATTGGTATTTTACCGTTTGATtctaattcataattaatatcattaaataaattaagatttaaataaatttgacttatccaattattttaaattaataaaaaaatactcaCAATAGAATTAAACAGATAAACTAATATTAAGTGTTATAATATATTGCATTGTCTCTTTTATACTGAACATCTAATTAAATGGTAAAAatcaaatagaaatttggtttcaacatattgaaataaataatttGCATTATTTGTAATTTATTGATAATAAATACGGgaaaaaatcaataaatattagaaataataattaatttcagaATTTAAGAGAATTTGAATTGGATTAATCTTTCATGTTTATTGTTTAGGTGAATTAAATTGCAAACGACGATGAAGCGTGAAAGATTGAGGCTTGGTGAGCACGTATCCCCTGACGTTCCCCCCGCATTGGGTTagtatgaaatttattttatttttttcttttgcaaaTATGAATCATGGCACTTTGAATTCATGTGTATGTGTATATTTgcattttggtttaacttatctAATTGGTATtgacatgttattttaaattGTGATTGCAGATTTCAAGTCACGTCTGTGTGAGATGGCTAGAATCTGGGTAGAAAGAGAAGATGTTAAATGTATGCAATATATGGATCAGAAAAAGAAGTATTTGCACTGCATTTCTGAAGTAGAAAAATTGCAGaaatatgaaaatttaaaagaagattataaaataaaattggagGAGCTTGAGAAAAATCAGATGTTGTTCTGGGTGGAAACGAATGAGACGGTGCACTTAATGTCGAAGACAATGGCATTATTGGAGAACAAGTATAAAGATATTCCAGAAAGTGGTTATTATAATGGAGAGCAAATTAATGAAGAGGAACTTAAAGCAGCTAATGAAGTTCAACCTCAAGCTAATGAACAGCAACCTGAAGTAGCAAATGTAGTGCAACTTGAAGCTACTGAAGAGCAACATGAAACTGTAAAAGAAGTGCAACCTGAAGCTATTGAAGAGCAACCTGATGAAGAGCAACTTGAGGCTAATGTTTTTGAAGGAGGTGATGAAGTTGGTCCAAGAAGAagtaagaggaagaaaaataactGAATGACTTTCTGTTTTTCTATACTAGGTGTGATGGATTGTTTAGGTTAATTAAAACACGAATTTATTTTGTCTACTGCAGAGAGCTTACTATGCTTGAAACTATGCTTGTTTTGTTAGAGGCATTAGATATATCTTTGTTTTGTTAAAGAGACAATTGAGGATATCTTGTTACTTCAATTGATTTGTCTGTTTTCATTttccttagattatttttctctttgaaaattttatactaataattaaatatagattttattgtatatcaaAGGTTAAAATTACATTCAATGTTATTTAATCTCTTGAACTAAGTATGCAAGATGATAGATTAGATAAATTCAGAGAATAAGACGTTAGGTAGAATTCCAATTGGGTCAGAGAGGACTTGACGGGTATGAATCCAATTGGGTAATGGAGGACCAGATGGGTATAGGATACTAGGTTGAAATCCAATTGAGTTAGGGTTGACTATATGGCTAGCAGGAAATTCAGTTGGATCAAAGAGGATTAGACAACTAGTAGGAAGCCCAGTTAGATTAGTAGGATTAAATCGCTCGTTGAAATTCAGATGAGGCATATGGCTGGAAGTCTTAATGGTCAAGAAATCACGTTAAGAAGACAAGTAAGGTGAAATCAAGATTAGATCTTGGATAAGATTTGACTGGATTTAAGTCATAAATATTATGTGTTCATGCACTTTTATGCTAACTTAGTATTGTAACTGTGCAGGTTGGACTAATCTATATTGTAGGAGCTTAAAGCAAAAACTGAAGTTGAATGAATAGTATTCAAGGTGTCTCA of the Zingiber officinale cultivar Zhangliang unplaced genomic scaffold, Zo_v1.1 ctg31, whole genome shotgun sequence genome contains:
- the LOC122037407 gene encoding uncharacterized protein LOC122037407; protein product: MKRERLRLGEHVSPDVPPALDFKSRLCEMARIWVEREDVKCMQYMDQKKKYLHCISEVEKLQKYENLKEDYKIKLEELEKNQMLFWVETNETVHLMSKTMALLENKYKDIPESGYYNGEQINEEELKAANEVQPQANEQQPEVANVVQLEATEEQHETVKEVQPEAIEEQPDEEQLEANVFEGGDEVGPRRSKRKKNN